A single region of the Actinoplanes sp. SE50/110 genome encodes:
- a CDS encoding sugar efflux transporter → MTRLLSRRLVPLGFMFLASGIATAVVGPFLGLFLSTAVHANPFQVSAFLIVASLSGVGMSQFIARVSDRRPMRRMLLITAALAGFAGTGLTSMVRDYWVLLAITMTVTALAGSFYPQSFAYARQVLAREDPRRAAMGISSLRTVFSIAWVGGPPLAAVLLDVGSFRWVYGTAAVMYLVAALIATRWLPEAEAPAPAGQSSRDDTRPPRVMYPIIAGFVLLTTTMVLGVQAMSLYVTDDLHGSVGDTGLILGLCAALEIPLMLGFGALSTRVPLRRLILGGGVAAVAYQTVAATAHSTGMLATAQVLNAVFIATCSGLGISYVQDLMPAHPGRATTMFTNAFPIGNILAAPLFGLAQEFGYRLAYTMNLILTVLGLLLLLVAKPPAEIARPRAADKAEREAEPIGPEAAAEAG, encoded by the coding sequence GTGACGCGCCTCCTGTCGCGGCGGCTGGTCCCGCTCGGCTTCATGTTTCTCGCCTCCGGGATCGCGACCGCGGTGGTCGGCCCGTTCCTCGGCCTGTTCCTCAGCACCGCGGTGCACGCCAACCCGTTCCAGGTCTCCGCGTTCCTGATCGTCGCGTCACTCTCCGGCGTCGGCATGTCGCAGTTCATCGCCCGCGTCTCGGACCGCCGGCCGATGCGGCGGATGCTGCTGATCACCGCCGCCCTGGCCGGCTTCGCCGGCACCGGGCTGACCTCGATGGTGCGCGACTACTGGGTGCTGCTCGCGATCACCATGACGGTCACCGCACTGGCCGGGTCCTTCTACCCCCAATCTTTCGCGTACGCCCGTCAGGTGCTCGCCCGCGAAGACCCCCGCCGCGCCGCGATGGGGATCAGCTCGCTGCGCACCGTCTTCTCGATCGCCTGGGTCGGTGGCCCACCTCTGGCCGCGGTCCTGCTCGACGTCGGCTCGTTCCGCTGGGTGTACGGCACCGCCGCCGTGATGTACCTGGTGGCCGCCCTGATCGCGACCCGCTGGCTGCCGGAGGCGGAGGCGCCCGCCCCGGCCGGGCAGAGCAGCCGGGACGACACCCGCCCACCGCGCGTGATGTATCCGATCATCGCCGGGTTCGTGCTGCTCACCACGACGATGGTGCTCGGCGTGCAGGCCATGTCGCTGTACGTCACCGACGACCTGCACGGCTCGGTCGGTGACACCGGCCTGATCCTCGGGCTGTGCGCCGCGCTGGAGATCCCGCTGATGCTGGGCTTCGGTGCGCTGAGCACCCGGGTTCCGCTGCGCCGGCTGATCCTCGGCGGCGGCGTGGCCGCGGTGGCCTACCAGACGGTGGCCGCCACCGCGCACTCCACCGGGATGTTGGCCACCGCCCAGGTGCTGAACGCGGTCTTCATCGCCACCTGCTCCGGGCTGGGCATCTCCTACGTCCAGGATCTGATGCCGGCGCATCCGGGCCGGGCCACCACGATGTTCACCAACGCCTTCCCGATCGGGAACATCCTGGCCGCGCCCCTGTTCGGGTTGGCCCAGGAATTCGGCTACCGACTCGCGTACACCATGAATTTGATCTTGACGGTGCTCGGTCTGCTCCTGCTTCTGGTGGCGAAGCCGCCGGCAGAAATCGCGAGGCCGCGGGCGGCGGACAAAGCGGAGAGGGAAGCGGAGCCGATCGGGCCCGAGGCCGCGGCCGAAGCGGGATAA
- a CDS encoding cation:proton antiporter regulatory subunit yields MRVRVEQTSLPGIGVRHDLVTSSGRTVGVVSHRNGRRDLVLYDVDDPDACLASIPLTDDEAEALADVLGASLMLSQLAGLRQQAAGLLTEQIALPAGSPFVGRQLGDTRARTRTSASIVAVLRDREVIPSPGPAFQFEANDVVVAVGTRHGLDGVTAILAGDTTG; encoded by the coding sequence GTGCGCGTACGGGTGGAACAGACCTCACTGCCGGGTATCGGTGTCCGACACGACCTGGTCACCTCCTCCGGCCGCACCGTCGGAGTGGTCTCGCACCGCAACGGCCGCCGTGACCTGGTCCTCTACGACGTCGACGACCCGGATGCCTGCCTCGCCTCGATCCCGCTGACCGACGACGAGGCGGAGGCGCTGGCCGACGTGCTCGGCGCGTCGCTGATGCTCAGCCAGTTGGCCGGGCTGCGCCAGCAGGCGGCCGGGCTGCTCACCGAGCAGATCGCACTGCCGGCCGGTTCGCCGTTCGTCGGCCGGCAGCTCGGCGACACCCGCGCCCGCACCCGCACCAGCGCGTCGATCGTGGCGGTGCTCCGCGATCGCGAGGTGATCCCGTCGCCCGGCCCGGCCTTCCAGTTCGAGGCGAACGACGTGGTCGTCGCCGTCGGCACCCGGCACGGGCTGGACGGCGTGACGGCCATCCTGGCCGGCGACACCACCGGCTGA